A genomic region of Lysinibacillus sp. 2017 contains the following coding sequences:
- a CDS encoding YjcZ family sporulation protein produces the protein MSGGGSYNGGSGGYGNGSGFALLVVLFILLIIVGAAFIY, from the coding sequence ATGAGTGGTGGCGGTAGCTATAACGGCGGCAGCGGCGGTTACGGTAATGGTTCAGGCTTTGCGTTATTAGTAGTATTATTCATCTTATTAATTATCGTTGGTGCAGCATTTATTTATTAA
- a CDS encoding peptidylprolyl isomerase: protein MKKTLFALTVAASLGLAACSNPGDEVVVSTNVGDITQEEFYNTVKDIAGDQLLQQVVIEKILNDKYKVTDEEVAEELKGVKEQYGEGYEAALAESKLTEDTLKTNIRFSLLQQKAVADVEVTDEEIQHYYDQASKELNARHILVEDEALAKELVKKLKAGEDFAKLAKENSTDTGSAEKGGDLGWFTVGTMVPEFNDAAYALEKNEISEPVKTDYGYHIIQVLDTRDVKDYGTLEDKKEEITEAIKATKGDWDTKMAQLLKEAKIEVKDADLKGAFSGYLSEDKSEKKSDK, encoded by the coding sequence ATGAAAAAAACTCTTTTCGCATTAACAGTTGCGGCTTCACTTGGTTTAGCTGCATGTAGTAATCCTGGAGATGAAGTTGTTGTTTCAACGAACGTTGGCGATATTACGCAAGAAGAATTTTATAACACAGTAAAAGACATCGCTGGTGATCAATTATTACAACAAGTAGTAATCGAAAAAATCTTAAACGATAAATACAAAGTTACAGATGAAGAAGTAGCAGAAGAATTAAAAGGCGTTAAAGAACAATATGGTGAAGGTTACGAGGCTGCATTAGCTGAAAGTAAGTTAACTGAAGATACTTTAAAAACGAATATTCGTTTCAGCCTTTTACAACAAAAAGCAGTAGCTGATGTTGAAGTAACAGACGAAGAAATCCAACACTACTATGACCAAGCTTCTAAAGAATTGAACGCTCGTCATATCTTAGTTGAAGATGAAGCATTAGCAAAAGAATTAGTTAAAAAACTTAAAGCTGGTGAAGACTTCGCAAAATTAGCTAAAGAAAATTCTACTGATACAGGTTCTGCCGAAAAAGGTGGAGATCTTGGTTGGTTTACAGTTGGTACAATGGTTCCTGAATTCAACGATGCTGCATACGCATTAGAAAAAAATGAAATTAGTGAGCCCGTTAAAACTGATTATGGTTACCACATTATTCAAGTTTTAGATACACGTGATGTTAAAGATTACGGAACACTTGAAGATAAAAAAGAAGAAATTACTGAAGCAATTAAAGCAACTAAAGGTGACTGGGATACAAAAATGGCCCAATTACTTAAAGAAGCAAAAATTGAAGTTAAAGATGCTGATTTAAAAGGTGCATTTTCTGGCTATTTATCTGAAGACAAATCAGAAAAAAAATCTGATAAATAA
- a CDS encoding zinc ribbon domain-containing protein YjdM, translating into MEQLPNCPQCGSEYTYEDGQNFICPECAHEWTQAAEAIEEDGLVVRDANGNLLADGDAVTVIKDLKVKGSSSTLKIGTRVKNIRLVEGDHNIDCKIDGFGAMKLKSEFVKKN; encoded by the coding sequence ATGGAACAACTACCAAATTGCCCACAGTGTGGATCTGAATATACATACGAAGACGGGCAAAATTTTATTTGTCCAGAATGTGCACATGAATGGACACAAGCAGCAGAAGCTATTGAAGAGGATGGTTTAGTTGTTCGTGATGCAAATGGCAATCTTTTAGCAGATGGTGATGCAGTAACAGTGATTAAGGATTTAAAAGTAAAAGGAAGTTCTTCAACACTAAAAATTGGTACACGTGTAAAAAACATTCGCTTAGTGGAAGGGGACCATAACATTGATTGCAAAATCGATGGCTTTGGTGCGATGAAACTAAAATCAGAATTCGTAAAGAAAAATTAA